In Procambarus clarkii isolate CNS0578487 chromosome 50, FALCON_Pclarkii_2.0, whole genome shotgun sequence, one genomic interval encodes:
- the LOC138351564 gene encoding CAR1 transcription factor-like — protein sequence MTMMPLCPPILGKPAPQQPPFPPRTDSNRRKSPKRLNFQRDTSANNNNRQGRINRDRSRGGWRDSSRDKPGGNQTKNNRDRSRDNRGQCNRNGTGDHRGQNNRITLKDNRGNNSRDYPSWINNNNRDNRQGGNNNNIFFQKQKQGQKQQLDPGKQQQTQALEHRKPRPTGKRQRQRVERWRSEKLRKRQELRQKRGQLKQTVVSEVPLTEQERKLLEKGLTFVIGPPARKKREDAIEDLFNNLETSINQVWSKLRPEQGKSQGAIK from the coding sequence ATGACGATGATGCCCCTCTGTCCCCCTATTCTAGGCAAGCCTGCCCCACAACAACCCCCCTTCCCACCAAGAACAGACTCGAACAGGAGGAAGAGCCCAAAGAGACTGAACTTCCAACGGGACACCTCggcgaacaacaacaacaggcaaggTAGGATTAACAGAGACAGGTCACGAGGAGGGTGGAGAGATTCATCACGAGACAAACCGGGTGGAAACCAGACGAAGAACAACAGGGACAGATCCAGAGATAACCGAGGCCAGTGTAACAGGAACGGGACCGGCGACCACAGAGGCCAGAACAACAGGATCACCCTAAAAGACAACAGAGGCAATAACAGCAGAGACTACCCCTCCTGGATCAACAACAATAACAGGGACAACAGACAgggaggtaataataataatattttttttcagaAACAGAAACAGGGGCAGAAGCAACAATTGGATCCAGGAAAACAACAACAGACCCAAGCGCTGGAACATCGCAAACCGAGACCAACAgggaagagacagagacagagggtggAACGGTGGAGATCGGAGAAACTCAGGAAACGACAGGAATTAAGGCAGAAAAGAGGACAGTTGAAACAGACAGTTGTCTCTGAGGTACCCCTTACTGAACAGGAGAGGAAACTGTTGGAAAAGGGACTTACGTTCGTGATAGGCCCTCCGGCGCGTAAGAAGAGAGAAGATGCGATAGAGGATCTGTTCAACAACTTGGAAACTAGTATCAACCAAGTTTGGAGCAAACTCCGGCCGGAGCAAGGTAAGTCACAGGGAGCAATTAAGTGA